The genomic DNA AAACTGATCTTGGAATCACAGGGTGGGTTATGGTTGAATGGGACCATTCAGATTGATCCTCGAGCNNNNNNNNNNNNNNNNNNNNNNNNNNNNNNNNNNNNATGTTTGCAATATCTATGGCTTCATCTATGAGTACTATAAATTGTATTCTTAAAATTTCACCAAGAACTGACAGACGAACAACGGCacacaatggcaaaaatgaagNNNNNNNNNNNNNNNNNNNNNNNNNNNNNNNTTCGACGAACGGTTTTTTATGGTGATGTTAAATTGTATTCTTAAAATTTCACCAAGAACTGACAGACGAACAACGGCacacaatggcaaaaatgaagCATACGTAATTTTAGTTTCCCTTCCACATTGATTGCTTGTGGTATTGGATCCTATTGAAGCTTGCCTAAGATCCAATGGACTTTTGGAGTCTCATGCTTACACAAACGCGAGTTCTTTTTTAATTNCTTCCCAAACGGACACTTCGCTGGCAATATCTAAGACAAATTAGGAGGGGTGCAAAAACGGCCGAGGTAAAATTGAAACCGAAAAGGTATCGTCTGACTTACTCGAGTTTCCTTCAATGCCGAGGACTTGCTTGTGGCCACCATTGGTGAGTACACGGAGTAAAGTTTGAGCCGTGAGGCAAATGAGATCTTGCTCTTCCAATGACAAGCTAGTATGGATTCGGAGAGCTCCTTGTTCACAAGGATCAGCAATGCCCGCAGATCCGGGTAGAAAAAAACCGGCGGAAAGGAGCTGGAACACGCGCTTGTAGGCTAGACTGAGAGGTAAGGCTTGCCGACCCGGATTGTTTAAGATGGCATAGTGGGCCAGTAAATCGATCATCCATGGGGTAAGCGGCTCAAATCCATGGAATCGCCGACGGAGATCGTGCAAGAGTCGAATCAGGATTCGGATTGACGAATGATGGGCGTTCTCCTCAAACCAGCGGGTGTGTCTAATGGCGGAATGAGCGGCCTGCACCACCTTCAGTTCCATGTGAATGGAGGCGTCTAATTTTCGGAAATTGGCGGTCAGTGTGGTCACCAGAATTCGGGTAGTAGCTTCGGGTGAAGAGAGATCGATCCCCTTGTCGTTCGGGATCATGGTTAATACTGAAAAGTAAACTCACCCTTAGACCTTTAGCATTGGTTAATTGTTGTAATAAATTCACCTTCTTTATGATCCTTGTGCTTTAGGGTCTCCCAGACTTTGTTACCCAATGCCTCGACGGCTTCTTTGGTGGGTAAGGTTTTGAGTACAACCACAATCTCGGCCACATTGTTTCCGGTTAGCAAGGTGCCTTTTTTAAATGGGCCAACTTGTCTGACCTCTTCAATTTGCTacaaaggcaataaaatatcTGGGCTTGTACATTTTGTGCGTACATTTCCACAtattattttacaaaatataCATAAAATCTGCTCAAGAGCCACCACAGGTATAATAGCACATGTAACATGCTAGCATAAGAAAGACTGGCTCCATATTACGAGCAAGGGCTTCTCATAAAAAATGGGGATTGATGGGAACCTAATCAGAAAAACAGCTTAACAAACGATTTCGACATAGCCCgaattcaaattgctttttggaTAGCAATAGTTCAAGACCAACacacaagttttcaaattcagatctTATTAAGTACTCTGCACTAAATTCAAGTTTAACAGAAGAGTGAATGATAACCACAGAAAATTTACATGTCATACTGTAGGTGCTCACATACACGTAATACTGATGATAAGGCGTgattattttattgcttttcagATGACATTTGGATTAGGCAGGCAAAGACTTATCGAACAAACTAACCACACTTACTAAATAGCAACACAAGTCGAAGACGGCTTCATGTACTTCtaaggacatttttttcaattcttaaAGGAAGTGAGGATATTTTGCAACACGACAAATTTCAGACTCGTTTTACAAAAGAAGGGGATTTCACCCATTGTTATAACGACATGCTCGGCATGctcaacaaaattgttcataGGGGATGTTAAGTggaggaaattcaaagaaaaaagtggtccggcaccctgattttggatcacatcacagtcaacttgcaccGTCCgtccgctcattgaattttcaataatcaagtgattttgagtgcgCTGTGTtccaaaacccaacaaaaatgaacatgtttggggtaattcggtgaacgcactatcaaattggctcaataccacaatgctatttgcttagacaagcatgtaaaatggaataaatgtcaaaattcaatgcatccacaatgcagtttggctgggcatgttttcttcgagtttactccatggaataacgtcagttgttcatgaacgcgttcacttgacaagccccaTAAAGCGATTGTAGGCATACATATTTCCCATCTCCATTTGATTAGCACCGAGACTCGTTAAAAGTTTTCGAGATTAAGTATGTTATGAAGCCAGTCTGTTTGACTAAAGAAACGGACTCTTAAATTGGTGACTCTAACCAGGGATATGTTATAAAATGCCAGTAGATTAAGTAGTTTCAGTTTTAGGTGAGTTAAAATGCCTGACCCGCCTTTTCCAACCTCTTTTGGGCCATTTCCTTCTGTTTTTCTACATGTATGGCAATCTATTACACCACCTCCCGCACGAATAGAATCCCATGTCACTCCTCAGATTCCATCATTTTAGGATGAAAATCCAGATCTCTGCTTTGAAGCCGTGGAGGCCAAACTTCGCTTGGCTCAAATCAAGGATGAGGAGACGAAAGCAAGTCACCAGATCATTAACCTACCTAAGGTTGTGGCTCGAAGAGTTCGAGACCAACTTCACAATCGCTCcctgtctctctctcgttAGGCCTTTTTTTAGCACAAGGTAAACATCATTGGAACTCAATTCAGGGATACTGATCTCGGGGAAAACTTAGGAGACTCGTGCTCTCACAGAGGAAGGCTCCCTTTAAGAGTTCATTGCCTCAGCCAAGCTCTGGAGATTCGTCAGTTTTCACTTCCTGGCATATCATTGCTTTTTGCTTGTGACATATCACAATACCAAGCAAGGCCATTGCTTCCGTATTTATTCCAAAGATCCGCTTTCGATCGCCTGCATAACTTATCGCATCTAGAAATTAAAGCGTCGCAGTAGCTGGTCTCGTCCAAATTTGTGTGGTGGGGACAGGTATAAATACGTCCGGGTTTGGGCCCGATTTTGCTTCCACTGTCaaacaaacattcaaaatgtttaCACGTCATCAGCTTTTCGAACATATCCACATAGACTTGTAAAGGCTGGACAATCATTGACCGTTTCTCTAGATGGGTTAGGAGTTGTTCCACTTCAGGGTTGCACGGTTCGTTCGTACGTTTCAGGGTTGCTTAATCACTGAATATTGCGCCATGACTGTTCTCGCTTGTTTACTCCTGACCGATCAAGGTTGTCAATTTAAATCCGCTGAGTGGAAAAGACTTAGTAAATTTTTTGGTATTGAACGCATTTGGGTTACAGCATGTCACCCTCAAGCAAACGAGATGAAAAAGGGGGTTCCATCGTCACTTCAAGGCTTTGACAGCTAGCTTTAAAAATTCGTCATGGTATGATGTGATTCCAAATAATGGTAATGATGAANNNNNNNNNNNNNNNNNNNNNNNNNNNNNNNNNNNNaataacgtcagttgttcatgaacgcgttcacttgacaagccccaTAAAGCGATTGTAGGCATACATATTTCCCATCTCCATTTGATTAGCACCGAGACTCGTTAAAAGTTTTCGAAGATTAAGCACGTTATGAAGCCAGTCTATTTGACTAAAGAAACGGAGTCTTAAATTGGTGACTCTAACCAGGGATATGTTATAGAATGCCAGTAGATTAAGTAGTTTCAGTTTTAGGTGAGTTAAAATGCCTGACCCGCCTTTTCCAACCTCTTTTGGGCCATTTCCTTCTGTTTTTCTACATGTATGGCAATCTATTACACCACCTCCCGCACGAATAGAATCCCATGTCACTCCTCAGATTCCATCATTTTAGGATGAAAATCCAGATCTGCTTTGAAGCCGTGGAGGCCAAACTTCGCTTGGCTCAAATCAAGGATGAGGAGACGAAAGCAAGTCACCAGATCATTAACCTACCTAAGGTTGTGGCTCGAAGAGTTCGAGACCAACTTCACAATCGCTCcctgtctctctctcgttAGGCCTTTTTTTAGCACAAGGTAAACATCATTGGAACTCAATTCAGGGATACTGATCTCGGGGAAAACTTAGGAGACTCGTGCTCTCACAGAGGAAGGCTCCCTTTAAGAGTTCATTGCCTCAGCCAAGCTCTGGAGATTCGTCAGTTTTCACTTCCTGGCATATCATTACTTTTTGCTTGTGACATATCACAATACCAAGCAGTTCCATCGTCACTTCAAGGCTTTGACAGCTAGCTTTAAAAATTCGTCATGGTATGATGTGATTCCAAATAATGGTAATGATGAGAGTTCATTCCACCACCAAGCAAACTGGTTACTCGACCGCTAATATGCATGTAAGAACGTCTTTAAGATTCTCAGGGACTTTTTTGCGCCAATTCAAACCCGTAATAACGATAGTTATGTCCATCAtcttccaaaatatttgcttcaCCTTTTTAAGGctattttttccactttttcacGACTTTTTCTTACtacttttttcacattttaggacttttttgcttgacattgtcatttgggtccttctCTGCTTTCTTCTTATCTTGTTGTTCCCTGTTCGGGATCTTTGTATTTGCTTCTGTGCAGCAAAATCTGATGAGGGTTTGAATATCCAGCCAAAACATTTTAGTATTTTGCTaaattgagcacattgaaatTTGCCATGACATCGTGCTTTTGTCCGAGCTCATGCTTTTCGTCTTCGTCACCCCCTTTAATCGTAGcccatttcatattttcagaTCTGATGCGAAGACTGCGATCACTCGACATTGACGGAAAAGTTGTAAATAGTTTCACTAGATTAAATTAAGACTGCGTTTCTGAACAAGAAATTATTTCATCCCGcaatttttctcatcttttgaTTGCATTACCATTCCTCCAACGCGTTTAAAGTCAAGCTAATAATAAATTGCCATATTTCTATTGGAATTATTCTTTGTACCTAACTGGTCGCGGAGGAATATAGAGATGCATATTTCGAAGCTCCGTTTAATTAGCATCGAGACTGTTTCAAGTTCTCGAGATGAATCCTGCTTGTTATGAAACGAGTCTGCATGAAGAAACGGAGTACGAAGACCTGTAAGATCAATTCGCATTTCGAAGACTAAGAAATGGCGCatatatttttctcaaaaattcTTCTATTCCGCGTCGGAATGTTCATGTcctctttcaaattcattgggcATTTTTGTAATTCCTCTGttggtgtcaaaaagttcaaacactctagaaaaatagaaaatcatGAACTGTGACAAGAGGGTCCCTAGaatgtggctttttttcaagagaaCGTACCGACTACCGGATCAAATAACTTGCAGTCTATAAGGAGAGCTGTTCAATTTCTCTATACCCTTATAAAATGGAGCGAACAAC from Tigriopus californicus strain San Diego chromosome 1, Tcal_SD_v2.1, whole genome shotgun sequence includes the following:
- the LOC131889063 gene encoding interleukin enhancer-binding factor 2-like (The sequence of the model RefSeq protein was modified relative to this genomic sequence to represent the inferred CDS: added 122 bases not found in genome assembly) gives rise to the protein MVRGGGGGGGGSHRVMGRGGGRGGLKSRPPFIPHVPFDLVLAEPAFPPVKGNAANAEKEEILQAALLKRNQDLSPSQSEQTAITNLVAKIQGVLDNLIVSPGTFDACQIEEVRQVGPFKKGTLLTGNNVAEIVVVLKTLPTKEAVEALGNKVWETLKHKDHKEVLTMIPNDKGIDLSSPEATTRILVTTLTANFRKLDASIHMELKVVQAAHSAIRHTRWFEENAHHSSIRILIRLLHDLRRRFHGFEPLTPWMIDLLAHYAILNNPGRQALPLSLAYKRVFQLLSAGFFLPGSAGIADPCEQGALRIHTSLSLEEQDLICLTAQTLLRVLTNGGHKQVLGIEGNSNIASEVSVWEGVVVTPLERAYEKPEEKVEGEEDDMEGEPGTQEDTMETGE